The Afipia massiliensis genome has a segment encoding these proteins:
- a CDS encoding SPW repeat protein — MSIDRFLNKHRSWEDWFGMLLGLLIILSPWLTGQANNGLGANVDPGMPLLNAVCVGVLIFGFAQLEYIVLRRWEEACEVALGFWLIASPHIFGYAGGGTLRLWHTALGGIVILLGVLTLWQDWDLSDDELAKHGQ; from the coding sequence ATGTCTATCGATCGTTTTTTAAACAAACATCGATCCTGGGAAGATTGGTTCGGCATGTTGCTCGGCTTGCTGATCATCCTGTCGCCCTGGCTTACAGGTCAGGCGAACAACGGGCTTGGCGCGAACGTTGATCCGGGAATGCCGCTTCTGAATGCGGTTTGCGTCGGTGTCCTCATCTTCGGCTTTGCCCAGCTCGAATACATCGTGCTTCGGCGCTGGGAGGAAGCGTGCGAGGTCGCGCTTGGCTTCTGGCTGATCGCTTCGCCCCATATCTTCGGCTATGCCGGAGGCGGAACGCTCAGACTCTGGCATACGGCGCTCGGCGGCATTGTGATCCTGCTTGGGGTCCTGACGCTTTGGCAGGATTGGGATCTGAGCGATGACGAGCTTGCCAAGCATGGGCAGTAA
- the yajC gene encoding preprotein translocase subunit YajC, translating to MFITPAFAQAAGAGDTNSMLMSLLPFALIFVIMYFLILKPQQKKLKDHQELVKNIRRGDTIVTNGGLVGKVTKVVDDDQIEVEISDGVRIRQMRQMISGVRTKGEPAKDSKEETAAS from the coding sequence ATGTTCATTACTCCTGCCTTTGCTCAAGCCGCCGGCGCCGGTGATACCAACAGCATGCTGATGTCGCTGCTGCCGTTCGCACTGATTTTCGTCATCATGTACTTCCTGATTCTGAAGCCGCAGCAGAAGAAGCTGAAGGATCATCAGGAACTGGTGAAGAACATCCGCCGCGGCGATACCATCGTCACCAACGGCGGCCTTGTCGGCAAGGTGACCAAGGTTGTCGATGACGATCAGATCGAGGTCGAAATCTCCGACGGTGTCCGTATCCGTCAGATGCGCCAGATGATCTCCGGCGTGCGGACGAAGGGCGAGCCTGCCAAGGATTCAAAGGAAGAAACAGCCGCGAGCTAA
- a CDS encoding DUF3597 domain-containing protein, whose product MSIFGKIMGAIFGTKAEAAEPAGGAGSAAGGGASVPMVDVAPILDKAVAAKGEKLEWRTSIVDLMKALDIDSSLSARKELAKELKYDGDTSDSAKMNIWLHKQVMTKLAANGGKLPDDLKN is encoded by the coding sequence ATGAGCATTTTTGGGAAGATCATGGGCGCGATTTTCGGCACCAAGGCCGAAGCTGCTGAGCCTGCCGGCGGTGCTGGATCGGCTGCGGGTGGCGGCGCCAGCGTGCCAATGGTTGATGTTGCGCCAATTCTCGACAAGGCTGTCGCGGCCAAGGGCGAGAAGCTTGAATGGCGCACCTCGATCGTGGACCTGATGAAGGCTCTCGACATCGATTCAAGCCTTTCGGCCCGCAAGGAGCTGGCGAAGGAATTGAAGTATGACGGCGATACCAGCGATTCCGCAAAGATGAACATTTGGCTGCACAAGCAGGTCATGACCAAGCTCGCGGCCAACGGCGGCAAGCTTCCGGACGACCTGAAGAATTGA
- the secF gene encoding protein translocase subunit SecF — protein MTQTIIIALAVFIVVLTVLSIYGVIPALRIVPDDTKFDFMRFRRISFPISALLSLIAIGLYFAHGLNFGIDFKGGTLLEIQTKSGPADIASLRAQLTTLNFGDVQLQQFGGPSDVLIRIAEQPGGDQAQQVAVQKVRQLLGDSVEYRRVEVVGPRVSSELLAYGTVGLMLAIAGIFMYLWFRFEWQFSLGAMIANVHDIVLTLGFMSITQIEFDLTSIAALLTILGYSLNDTVVIYDRIREMLRRYKKMPMPELLNASINSTLSRSIITHVTVTLALLALLLFGGKAIHSFAATMTFGVVLVGTYTSIFIAAPILIYLGVGENRGGEDDKPSKP, from the coding sequence GTGACTCAGACGATTATCATTGCTCTGGCTGTCTTCATCGTCGTTCTGACGGTGCTCAGCATTTACGGCGTGATCCCCGCGCTTCGCATCGTTCCCGACGATACGAAGTTCGACTTCATGCGCTTTCGCCGCATCAGCTTTCCGATCTCGGCGCTGTTGTCGTTGATCGCGATCGGCCTCTATTTCGCGCACGGGCTGAATTTCGGCATCGACTTCAAGGGCGGCACGCTGCTGGAGATTCAGACCAAGTCGGGTCCGGCGGATATCGCATCGTTGCGCGCGCAGCTCACGACACTGAATTTCGGCGACGTCCAGCTTCAGCAGTTTGGCGGTCCCTCCGACGTTCTGATCCGCATTGCCGAACAGCCGGGCGGCGATCAGGCGCAGCAGGTGGCGGTTCAAAAGGTCCGTCAGCTACTCGGTGACAGCGTCGAGTATCGCCGCGTCGAGGTGGTCGGACCGCGTGTGTCGAGCGAGTTGCTCGCCTACGGCACGGTTGGGCTGATGCTCGCGATCGCGGGCATCTTCATGTATCTCTGGTTCCGGTTCGAGTGGCAGTTCTCGCTGGGCGCGATGATCGCGAACGTCCACGACATCGTGCTGACGCTGGGATTCATGTCGATCACCCAGATCGAATTCGATCTGACCAGTATCGCGGCGCTGCTTACCATTCTCGGCTACTCGCTCAACGACACCGTCGTCATCTACGACCGCATTCGCGAAATGCTGCGGCGCTATAAGAAGATGCCGATGCCGGAATTGCTGAACGCCTCGATCAACTCGACACTGTCGCGCTCCATCATCACGCACGTCACGGTGACGCTTGCGCTGCTCGCGTTGCTGCTGTTCGGCGGCAAGGCGATCCACAGCTTTGCGGCGACGATGACCTTCGGCGTCGTGCTGGTCGGCACCTACACCTCGATCTTCATCGCAGCCCCGATCCTGATCTATCTCGGCGTGGGCGAAAACCGGGGCGGCGAGGACGACAAGCCGTCGAAGCCCTGA
- a CDS encoding DUF1775 domain-containing protein, whose translation MSINFRSSQRLLAGAGFAASAVIISQSAAFAHVTLATGEARTGTYYKAVFQVPHGCDGAATQTVRIQIPEGVIGVKPMPKAGWTLNITRGTYAKSYQSHGKAVTEGPKEIIWSGGALSDDNYDEFVFTSFLAGDFRPGQAISFPTVQQCAKGEVRWDQIASDGQNPHSLKSPAPTLRIVADASTVAQAQMDHSKMDHAQMGATTQSGSDTFTIGDLVVVSPWTRATPGGAKIAGGYLKITNNGKSADRLVGATSAGAHHVEIHEMSMTDGVMKMRPLTDGLIIKSGETVELKPGGFHMMFMDIKQQLKQGDTLKATLTFEKAGKLDLSFNVRAIGASGGAPAHRH comes from the coding sequence ATGTCCATCAACTTCCGCAGCTCCCAGCGGCTGCTGGCCGGCGCTGGCTTCGCCGCATCTGCCGTTATCATCTCGCAATCAGCCGCGTTCGCCCATGTCACGCTTGCGACGGGCGAGGCGCGTACCGGCACCTATTACAAGGCGGTATTTCAGGTCCCGCACGGCTGCGATGGCGCAGCTACGCAAACAGTCCGGATTCAAATTCCTGAGGGAGTCATCGGCGTGAAGCCGATGCCCAAGGCGGGATGGACCCTCAACATCACGCGCGGCACCTACGCCAAGTCCTATCAGAGTCACGGCAAAGCCGTGACCGAAGGACCCAAGGAAATCATATGGTCGGGCGGCGCTCTCTCGGACGACAACTACGATGAGTTCGTTTTCACGAGTTTCCTTGCCGGCGATTTCCGTCCGGGGCAGGCGATCTCTTTTCCGACCGTCCAGCAATGCGCGAAGGGTGAGGTTCGCTGGGACCAGATTGCATCGGACGGACAGAATCCGCACAGCCTGAAATCGCCGGCTCCCACGCTGCGGATCGTTGCCGACGCGTCGACAGTTGCGCAGGCGCAGATGGATCACAGCAAGATGGATCACGCGCAAATGGGCGCGACTACGCAGAGCGGGAGCGATACCTTCACGATCGGCGATCTTGTTGTCGTGTCGCCATGGACGCGCGCCACGCCGGGCGGCGCCAAAATCGCTGGCGGTTATCTCAAGATCACCAACAACGGCAAATCGGCCGATCGCCTGGTCGGTGCGACGTCGGCCGGTGCGCATCACGTAGAAATTCACGAGATGTCGATGACCGACGGCGTGATGAAGATGCGGCCGCTGACGGACGGGCTCATTATCAAGTCCGGAGAGACGGTCGAGCTCAAGCCAGGCGGATTCCACATGATGTTCATGGATATCAAGCAGCAGTTGAAGCAAGGCGACACGCTAAAGGCGACCCTGACGTTCGAGAAGGCCGGGAAGCTCGACCTCAGCTTCAACGTCAGGGCGATAGGTGCGAGTGGTGGAGCGCCTGCGCACCGGCATTGA
- a CDS encoding ATP-binding protein: MSKKPNKKASRAATKASPGKAIKTATKRPATAVDTETQARIALALESIAANLNASAARPSTPDSLKKADAFVWQPNGHLVPVPKVSRVDLGLLKGIDRMRDILIENTERFATGLPANNALLWGARGMGKSSLVKAAHASVNAMPKVRGRLKLIEIHREDIESLPLLMSLLRESDFHFIVFCDDLSFDGNDASYKSLKAVLEGGIEGRPDNVILYATSNRRHLLARDMIENERSTSINPGEAVEEKVSLSDRFGLWLGFHKCSQDEYLEMVRGYCRHFNVKMADDQLEREALEWSTTRGSRSGRVAWQFTQEIAGRMGVKLATA, from the coding sequence ATGTCCAAAAAACCCAATAAAAAGGCCTCCAGGGCCGCCACGAAGGCGAGTCCCGGCAAGGCAATCAAAACCGCGACAAAACGCCCTGCCACAGCGGTCGACACCGAGACCCAGGCCCGGATCGCGCTCGCGCTCGAGAGTATCGCCGCGAACCTGAACGCATCAGCGGCCAGACCGTCGACCCCCGATTCTCTCAAAAAGGCCGACGCTTTCGTCTGGCAGCCCAATGGCCATCTGGTGCCGGTTCCAAAGGTCAGCCGCGTCGACCTCGGACTGCTCAAGGGCATCGACCGGATGCGGGACATCCTGATCGAGAACACCGAACGCTTCGCCACTGGCCTGCCTGCGAACAACGCCCTCCTCTGGGGTGCGCGCGGCATGGGCAAGTCGTCGCTGGTGAAGGCAGCGCATGCCAGCGTCAACGCCATGCCGAAAGTGCGCGGCCGGTTGAAGCTGATCGAAATCCATCGCGAGGATATCGAAAGCCTGCCGCTTCTGATGTCGCTGCTGCGCGAATCCGATTTTCACTTCATCGTGTTCTGCGACGACCTGTCGTTCGACGGCAACGACGCATCGTACAAATCGCTGAAGGCTGTGCTCGAAGGCGGCATCGAAGGCCGGCCCGACAACGTGATCCTGTACGCGACCTCGAACCGCCGTCATCTGCTGGCGCGCGACATGATCGAGAACGAGCGCTCGACATCCATCAATCCCGGCGAAGCCGTCGAGGAAAAGGTCTCGCTGTCGGATCGTTTCGGTCTGTGGCTCGGCTTCCACAAGTGCAGCCAAGACGAATATCTCGAGATGGTGCGGGGCTATTGCAGGCACTTCAACGTCAAGATGGCCGACGATCAGTTAGAGCGCGAAGCGCTCGAATGGTCGACCACGCGCGGATCGCGCTCCGGCCGCGTCGCCTGGCAGTTCACGCAGGAAATCGCGGGACGGATGGGTGTGAAACTCGCAACGGCGTAG
- a CDS encoding GNAT family N-acetyltransferase, producing the protein MVRNNTTLSRYELDVDGATAFADYRLAPGKVIITHTETPRALRGRGIASRLVQGALEQIRADGLKVVAGCGFVVDYLDKHPEFADVAA; encoded by the coding sequence ATGGTTCGCAACAACACCACACTCAGCCGCTACGAACTCGACGTGGACGGCGCGACCGCTTTCGCCGACTACCGGCTTGCACCGGGCAAAGTGATCATTACCCACACCGAAACGCCGCGCGCCTTGCGCGGCCGCGGCATTGCCTCACGACTGGTTCAGGGCGCGCTGGAGCAGATCCGCGCCGATGGATTGAAAGTTGTGGCAGGCTGCGGGTTCGTCGTCGATTATCTAGATAAGCATCCGGAATTCGCGGATGTGGCGGCATGA
- a CDS encoding phytoene/squalene synthase family protein, which yields MSAADRSAEAFCTDLVRAQDFRTYAASLFVQPDARRAWMALAAFNAEVAHVRDHVSQPLPGEIRLQWWRDALTGSSQAADHGAVEGNPVAAELLRAMALYDLPAEAFVRLIDAHVFDVYDDPMPDMAALEAHCRDTAAAMYALRARVLGLNSPETARLAEHAGIAEGLVAAMLALPRHAARRQLYLPADLMNLHGVVAEEVFLHQTSAPLKEALAHLRREARAQLDQAMAMLADASIAVRPAFLPLAVIGKTLARLDTSEPFAPPTSSRLGVLWTTWRAASAKPFRV from the coding sequence ATGAGCGCAGCAGACCGATCTGCCGAAGCGTTTTGCACGGATCTGGTGCGCGCGCAGGATTTCAGAACCTATGCGGCGAGCCTGTTCGTCCAGCCGGACGCGCGGCGGGCATGGATGGCGCTCGCGGCGTTCAATGCTGAGGTTGCGCATGTCCGCGATCACGTCAGCCAGCCGCTGCCCGGCGAGATCCGCCTGCAATGGTGGCGCGACGCGTTGACGGGGAGCAGTCAGGCTGCCGACCACGGGGCGGTCGAGGGCAATCCGGTCGCGGCGGAGTTGTTGCGGGCGATGGCTCTGTACGATCTTCCCGCCGAAGCATTTGTTCGGCTGATCGACGCGCATGTGTTCGATGTCTATGACGATCCGATGCCCGACATGGCGGCGTTGGAGGCGCATTGCCGCGATACGGCTGCCGCGATGTACGCCCTGCGCGCCAGGGTGCTGGGTCTGAACTCGCCGGAGACTGCCCGCCTCGCCGAACATGCAGGCATTGCGGAGGGGCTTGTTGCCGCGATGCTGGCGCTGCCGCGCCATGCCGCGCGGCGGCAGCTTTATCTTCCGGCCGACTTGATGAATCTCCACGGCGTGGTTGCCGAAGAAGTATTCCTGCACCAGACGAGCGCGCCGCTGAAGGAAGCGCTAGCGCATCTGCGCCGAGAAGCGCGGGCTCAACTGGATCAGGCCATGGCGATGCTGGCGGACGCGTCGATCGCCGTGCGTCCTGCCTTCCTGCCGCTTGCGGTGATCGGAAAGACACTCGCGCGGCTGGACACATCCGAGCCGTTTGCGCCGCCGACGTCGTCGCGACTCGGTGTGCTCTGGACGACATGGCGCGCAGCAAGTGCAAAGCCGTTCAGGGTGTGA
- the secD gene encoding protein translocase subunit SecD, with protein sequence MLYFTRWKALAVILTATIVCLFAVPNFFPESTVKTWPKWAQRHIVLGLDLQGGSHILLEVDSNSVKKDKLDQVRDDVRRTLRDAKIGYTGLAVRGESVEVRVKDTDLTNALAKLRELSQPLGGLLGSSGQRSVEVSDAGGGLIRLTVPPAAITERVRQSVEQSIQIVERRINELGTVEPLIQRQGIDRILVQVPGLQDPTRLKELLGKTAKLDFRMVDPTVPPDQAQQGRVPPDSELLMSSTAPKVPYVIKKQVLVSGGDLTDAQPGFDQRSGEPIVSFRFNTSGARKFAQATLENVGQPFAIVLDNEVISAPVIREPITGGSGQISGNFTVQGANDLSILLRAGALPAPLTIIEERTVGPGLGQDSIAAGELASYVGSVLVIVFMLLTYRLFGFFANVAVAINVAMIFGILSLLNATLTLPGIAGIVLTVGIAVDSNVLIYERIREELRAGRTAISAIDAGFTRALATILDSNITTFIAAAVLFYIGTGPVRGFAVTLGIGIITTVFTAFTVTRLIVATWVSWKRPKTVPI encoded by the coding sequence ATGCTTTATTTCACGCGTTGGAAGGCGCTGGCGGTCATTCTGACCGCCACGATCGTTTGCCTTTTCGCGGTTCCGAACTTCTTCCCTGAATCGACCGTCAAGACCTGGCCGAAGTGGGCCCAGCGTCATATCGTGCTCGGCCTCGACTTGCAGGGTGGCTCGCACATCCTGCTCGAGGTCGATTCGAACTCGGTGAAGAAGGACAAGCTCGATCAGGTGCGCGATGACGTGCGGCGCACGCTGCGCGACGCCAAGATCGGCTACACCGGGCTCGCGGTTCGCGGCGAAAGCGTCGAAGTCCGCGTCAAGGACACCGACCTCACCAACGCGCTCGCCAAGCTGCGCGAACTGTCCCAGCCGCTTGGCGGTCTGCTCGGATCGAGCGGTCAGCGTAGCGTTGAAGTCAGCGATGCCGGCGGCGGGCTGATCCGTCTGACCGTGCCTCCGGCAGCGATCACCGAACGCGTCCGTCAGTCGGTCGAACAGTCGATCCAGATCGTCGAGCGCCGCATCAACGAACTCGGCACCGTCGAACCGCTGATCCAGCGTCAGGGCATCGATCGGATTCTCGTTCAGGTACCGGGCCTCCAGGATCCGACCCGCCTCAAGGAATTGCTCGGCAAGACGGCGAAGCTCGACTTCCGGATGGTTGATCCGACCGTGCCGCCCGATCAGGCGCAGCAGGGGCGGGTGCCGCCGGACTCCGAGCTGTTGATGAGCTCGACAGCGCCGAAGGTGCCCTACGTCATCAAGAAGCAGGTGCTTGTCTCCGGCGGCGATCTGACCGACGCGCAGCCCGGTTTCGATCAGCGCTCCGGCGAGCCGATCGTCAGCTTCCGCTTCAATACCTCCGGCGCGCGCAAGTTCGCGCAAGCCACCCTCGAGAACGTGGGACAACCGTTCGCCATCGTGCTCGACAACGAAGTGATTTCGGCGCCGGTCATCCGCGAGCCGATCACCGGCGGCTCCGGCCAGATTTCCGGTAACTTCACCGTGCAGGGCGCGAACGATCTCTCGATCCTGCTGCGCGCGGGCGCGTTGCCTGCGCCGCTGACGATCATCGAAGAACGCACGGTCGGCCCGGGACTTGGTCAGGACTCGATCGCCGCGGGCGAACTGGCGTCCTACGTCGGCTCGGTGCTGGTTATTGTGTTTATGCTTTTGACCTACCGGCTGTTCGGCTTCTTCGCCAACGTCGCGGTCGCGATCAACGTCGCCATGATCTTTGGTATCCTGTCGCTGCTCAATGCAACGCTGACGCTGCCCGGCATCGCCGGTATCGTTCTGACGGTTGGCATCGCGGTCGATTCCAACGTCCTGATTTACGAACGTATCCGTGAGGAATTGCGTGCCGGCCGGACTGCAATCTCGGCCATCGACGCCGGCTTCACCCGGGCGCTCGCGACCATTCTGGACTCCAACATCACCACATTTATCGCGGCAGCCGTGCTGTTTTATATCGGTACCGGACCGGTGCGCGGCTTCGCCGTGACGCTCGGCATCGGCATCATCACCACGGTTTTCACGGCGTTCACCGTTACGCGGCTGATCGTTGCGACGTGGGTGAGCTGGAAGCGGCCCAAGACCGTGCCGATTTGA
- a CDS encoding LysR family transcriptional regulator has product MDFEPTLLRAFVAVCETGGFTRAAQRLHLTQSAVSHQIRRLEEQVGRQLLYRTTRKLTLTEDGEDFLRHAEQILQGQEALTRRFHSSTASGAIRLGVPENFIGDRLPQLLGRFARQYPAVRLEVSVSVCLDLRAKVDAGELDLAVAITRSDAEGGTVLRQTQFVWAAAESFKRPQNSSLPFALSPPPCALRAMAVEALTASGIDWHVGFTSANQHGLRAAVQAGLAVSIFAQEEIEPWMTVLDANDGLPPLPEAKYVLISKQGDQMPCAAELGRLIVDEAGFWSERARMRQV; this is encoded by the coding sequence ATGGACTTTGAGCCCACATTGCTTCGCGCCTTTGTTGCTGTCTGTGAGACCGGCGGATTCACACGCGCTGCGCAACGACTGCATTTGACCCAATCCGCCGTCAGTCATCAGATCCGGCGGCTGGAGGAGCAGGTGGGGCGGCAGCTTTTGTACCGGACCACGCGCAAGCTGACACTGACCGAAGACGGCGAGGATTTTCTGCGCCACGCCGAACAGATTCTGCAGGGGCAGGAGGCGCTGACGCGCCGCTTTCATTCCTCCACAGCCTCGGGCGCCATCCGGCTGGGCGTTCCGGAAAACTTCATTGGCGATCGGCTGCCGCAACTGCTTGGCCGGTTCGCTCGCCAGTACCCTGCGGTTCGGCTCGAGGTTTCGGTCAGTGTCTGTCTTGACCTGCGGGCCAAGGTCGATGCCGGCGAACTCGATCTTGCGGTGGCAATTACCCGATCGGACGCAGAGGGCGGAACGGTTCTTCGCCAGACGCAATTCGTCTGGGCGGCCGCCGAGAGTTTCAAACGGCCGCAGAATTCTTCATTGCCATTCGCACTCTCGCCGCCGCCGTGCGCGCTTCGTGCGATGGCTGTTGAGGCTCTCACGGCGTCTGGCATTGATTGGCACGTCGGCTTCACGTCGGCGAACCAGCATGGTCTGAGGGCGGCAGTTCAAGCGGGGCTGGCGGTGTCGATTTTCGCGCAAGAGGAAATCGAGCCCTGGATGACGGTTCTTGATGCCAACGACGGCCTGCCGCCTTTGCCCGAGGCAAAGTACGTCTTGATCTCGAAGCAAGGCGACCAGATGCCATGTGCTGCCGAGTTGGGCCGGTTGATTGTGGACGAGGCGGGCTTCTGGTCAGAGCGGGCTCGCATGAGACAGGTCTAG
- a CDS encoding Mth938-like domain-containing protein: MDHERRKVSTSAPDALHLPRSAPIEAYGNGGFRFAEMSHRGSLLCLPDAIWAWPVNDPKDIDRYSLARIFEHANEIDTLLIGTGSDVWIAPTPLRNALRQVHVLLDTMQTGPAIRTYNIMMGERRRVAAALIAVP, translated from the coding sequence ATGGATCACGAACGTCGGAAAGTGAGTACGAGCGCGCCGGATGCGTTGCATCTTCCGCGGTCGGCGCCGATCGAAGCCTACGGCAACGGCGGCTTCCGGTTCGCCGAGATGTCGCATCGCGGCTCGCTGTTGTGCCTGCCGGATGCGATCTGGGCGTGGCCGGTCAACGATCCCAAGGACATCGACCGGTATTCACTGGCGCGAATTTTCGAGCATGCCAACGAGATCGATACACTGCTGATCGGCACGGGAAGCGATGTCTGGATCGCTCCCACGCCGCTGCGCAATGCGCTGCGGCAGGTTCATGTGTTGCTCGACACCATGCAGACGGGTCCGGCAATCCGCACCTACAATATCATGATGGGTGAGCGCCGGCGCGTGGCGGCAGCACTCATTGCCGTTCCATGA
- the trmFO gene encoding methylenetetrahydrofolate--tRNA-(uracil(54)-C(5))-methyltransferase (FADH(2)-oxidizing) TrmFO, whose translation MTTQKDHNAAAIHVIGGGLAGSESAWQIANAGVSVVLHEMRPVRTTDAHRTDSLAELVCSNSFRSDDAANNAVGLLHAELRKLNSLIMRSADANQVPAGGALAVDRDGFSAAVSAALAAHPRIEIRREEIAGLPPADWQNVIVATGPLTSPALASAIQSLSGEDALAFFDAIAPIVHRDSINMDVAWFQSRYDKVGPGGTGADYLNCPMTREQYDAFVDALIAGEKTDFKEWEANTPYFDGCLPIEVMAARGRETLRHGPMKPVGLTNPRDPAVKPYAIVQLRQDNKLGTLYNIVGFQTKLKHGAQTHVLRAIPGLENAEFARLGGLHRNTFLNSPKLLDPQLRLKAQPRLRFAGQMTGCEGYVESAGIGLLAGLFAAADARQSVIAPPPPTTALGALLGHITGGHIETIDAGPRSFQPMNINFGLFPPLASPPTKKPDGTRLRGNEKTVAKKQAISARALLDLDRWIAETLRVSDAA comes from the coding sequence ATGACAACCCAGAAAGATCATAACGCGGCAGCGATCCACGTCATTGGCGGTGGATTGGCAGGTTCCGAATCAGCATGGCAGATCGCGAACGCAGGCGTCAGCGTTGTGCTGCACGAGATGCGTCCGGTCAGGACGACCGATGCGCATCGCACCGACAGTCTCGCGGAGCTCGTCTGCTCCAATTCCTTCCGCTCCGACGACGCAGCCAACAATGCTGTCGGTCTGCTGCATGCAGAACTCCGCAAGCTGAATTCCCTGATTATGCGCAGCGCCGACGCCAATCAGGTGCCGGCGGGCGGCGCGCTTGCCGTGGACCGCGACGGTTTTTCCGCAGCGGTCAGCGCGGCACTCGCCGCGCATCCACGGATCGAAATCCGACGCGAGGAAATTGCCGGGCTACCTCCGGCCGACTGGCAGAATGTTATTGTAGCGACAGGCCCGCTGACATCACCGGCGCTGGCCAGTGCGATCCAAAGCTTATCCGGCGAAGATGCCCTCGCCTTTTTCGATGCCATTGCGCCGATCGTGCATCGCGACTCCATCAACATGGATGTGGCGTGGTTTCAATCGCGCTACGACAAGGTTGGCCCGGGCGGCACAGGCGCCGACTACCTCAACTGCCCGATGACACGCGAGCAGTACGACGCTTTCGTCGATGCGCTGATCGCGGGCGAGAAAACCGACTTCAAGGAATGGGAAGCGAACACGCCCTACTTCGACGGCTGCCTGCCGATCGAGGTGATGGCCGCACGCGGCCGCGAGACACTTCGTCATGGACCGATGAAGCCGGTCGGATTGACCAACCCGCGTGATCCGGCGGTCAAGCCATATGCGATCGTGCAGTTGCGCCAGGACAACAAACTCGGCACGCTCTACAACATTGTCGGCTTCCAGACCAAGCTGAAGCACGGCGCGCAGACGCACGTGCTCCGCGCCATTCCGGGCCTTGAGAATGCAGAGTTCGCGCGTCTTGGCGGCCTGCATCGCAACACCTTCCTGAACTCGCCGAAACTGCTCGATCCTCAACTACGTTTGAAGGCGCAGCCCCGGCTGCGCTTCGCCGGGCAGATGACCGGATGCGAAGGTTATGTCGAGTCCGCAGGCATTGGCCTGCTCGCCGGGCTGTTCGCAGCAGCGGATGCGCGGCAGAGCGTCATCGCACCGCCCCCGCCGACAACGGCGCTCGGCGCGCTGCTTGGTCACATCACCGGCGGCCATATCGAAACCATCGATGCAGGACCGCGCTCGTTCCAGCCGATGAACATCAACTTCGGATTGTTTCCGCCGCTGGCCTCGCCGCCGACAAAGAAGCCGGACGGGACGCGGCTGCGCGGCAACGAAAAGACCGTTGCGAAGAAACAGGCGATCAGCGCACGCGCACTGTTGGATCTCGATCGCTGGATCGCGGAGACGCTGCGCGTGTCCGACGCGGCTTAA
- a CDS encoding DUF1127 domain-containing protein, whose amino-acid sequence MLLSFIRAIQAFRDYQRNVAELSQLSDRELADIGLDRSDIQRVAAGAYNG is encoded by the coding sequence ATGCTGCTCTCATTTATCCGCGCTATCCAGGCGTTCCGTGACTATCAGCGCAATGTCGCTGAGTTGTCCCAGTTGAGCGATCGGGAACTGGCCGATATCGGGCTTGACCGCTCTGACATCCAGCGGGTCGCAGCCGGCGCTTACAACGGCTAA